A genome region from Bosea sp. BIWAKO-01 includes the following:
- the glsA gene encoding glutaminase A, protein MSEPTPRGTDPDAGEAYVSTGSLPARDQVIALVTAAHGRFTREASGKIADYIPALAEADPAHFGICVTNARGETFAVGEADHSFSIQSVSKPFVFALVCEALGPDEGERLLGVDATGQPFNSVMAIELRANRTTNPMVNSGAIATTSLVAGASAEDRWSRVRDGLSRFAGRRLELDERVYASEAATNERNAGIAHLLRGYGRIYCDPDEAIEVYTRQCSLLVTARDLATMGATLAAGGVNPATGERVVSAGTCRHVLAVMATAGLYEHSGHWLFDVGLPGKSGVSGGIITVAPGKGALATYSPPLDEAGNSVRGLLATRFLSERLGLNLFVSAPVERGGASRAQS, encoded by the coding sequence ATGAGCGAACCCACTCCGCGCGGCACCGATCCGGATGCCGGCGAGGCTTACGTCTCGACGGGCTCCCTGCCCGCGCGCGACCAGGTGATTGCGCTGGTCACGGCGGCCCACGGGCGGTTCACCCGCGAGGCCAGCGGCAAGATCGCCGACTACATCCCCGCGCTGGCCGAGGCCGACCCGGCGCACTTCGGCATCTGCGTGACCAACGCGCGCGGCGAGACCTTCGCGGTGGGCGAGGCCGACCACTCCTTCTCGATCCAGAGCGTGTCCAAGCCCTTCGTCTTCGCGCTCGTGTGTGAGGCGCTCGGCCCGGACGAGGGCGAGCGCCTGCTCGGCGTGGATGCCACGGGGCAGCCCTTCAATTCCGTCATGGCGATCGAACTGCGCGCCAACCGCACGACCAACCCCATGGTAAATTCCGGCGCGATCGCTACCACGAGCCTTGTCGCCGGCGCGTCGGCGGAGGACCGCTGGAGCCGCGTGCGCGACGGCCTGTCGCGCTTTGCGGGTCGCAGGCTCGAACTCGACGAGCGTGTATACGCGTCGGAGGCTGCTACGAACGAGCGCAACGCCGGTATCGCGCACCTGCTGCGCGGCTACGGCCGCATCTACTGCGACCCCGACGAGGCCATCGAGGTCTATACCCGGCAGTGCTCGCTGCTCGTCACGGCACGCGATCTGGCGACAATGGGTGCAACGCTTGCCGCGGGCGGCGTCAATCCGGCAACCGGCGAGCGCGTGGTCTCGGCCGGCACCTGCCGGCACGTTCTTGCCGTGATGGCCACCGCGGGGCTTTATGAACACTCTGGACACTGGCTCTTCGACGTCGGCTTGCCCGGAAAGAGCGGCGTCAGTGGCGGCATCATCACCGTTGCGCCCGGCAAGGGCGCGCTGGCCACGTACTCGCCACCGCTGGACGAGGCGGGCAACAGTGTTCGCGGGCTGCTCGCCACCCGCTTCCTGTCGGAGCGGCTCGGGCTGAACCTGTTCGTGTCCGCACCGGTCGAGCGAGGAGGTGCCTCGCGCGCGCAGTCTTGA
- a CDS encoding cold-shock protein gives MANGTVKWYNETKGYGFIAPDTGGKDVFVHATALERAGLRGLAEGQKITYDLEADRRSGKESAANLKV, from the coding sequence ATGGCGAATGGAACGGTCAAGTGGTATAACGAAACCAAAGGTTATGGTTTCATTGCTCCCGACACAGGTGGTAAGGACGTTTTCGTCCACGCGACTGCCTTGGAGCGCGCCGGTCTTCGGGGCTTAGCCGAAGGTCAGAAGATCACCTATGATTTGGAAGCCGACCGTCGTAGCGGCAAAGAGTCTGCTGCTAATCTTAAAGTTTGA
- a CDS encoding MucR family transcriptional regulator has product MDPRTEAPKLVDLTADIVSAFVSHNSVPATELPDLIAKVYQSLGKVTSPEVVAPIEEKREPAVPIKKSITPNYLICLNDGRSFRSLKRHLRSSYNLSPEDYRKMWDLPPDYPMVAPAYAEARSQLAKKMGLGQAEALTGCLTAAGVRTCHQENSRPV; this is encoded by the coding sequence ATGGACCCGAGAACCGAAGCTCCGAAATTGGTTGATCTAACGGCGGATATTGTTTCCGCTTTTGTAAGCCACAATTCGGTACCCGCTACCGAACTGCCAGACTTAATCGCGAAGGTATATCAGTCGCTCGGGAAGGTGACGTCGCCCGAGGTCGTCGCTCCTATTGAGGAGAAGCGCGAGCCCGCGGTTCCGATCAAGAAGTCGATCACGCCCAATTATTTGATCTGTCTAAACGATGGCCGCAGCTTCAGGAGCCTCAAGCGTCATCTGCGGTCCTCTTACAATCTGTCACCTGAGGATTATCGGAAGATGTGGGACTTACCCCCAGATTATCCGATGGTAGCCCCAGCATACGCCGAGGCTCGATCACAGCTTGCCAAGAAGATGGGGCTTGGTCAGGCGGAAGCGCTCACGGGTTGCCTGACGGCCGCCGGAGTCCGAACGTGTCATCAAGAGAATAGCCGCCCGGTGTAA
- a CDS encoding DUF533 domain-containing protein, with the protein MPNGLGGLLEQLAGASTGAARPGAGPASGGTGLDAIIGGLASALGGAAAGFGGAKAEPAGTGGSFGDVLNQSLQNAGEPNVAPKPQQEAAAGLMLKAMLQAAKCDGELDDGERQKILGALGDASPQDMDFVNRELAAPVDVAGLVKQVPKGLEQQVYTVSVLGIDLDSQAEAKYLASLGQALGLQPAQMNALHAKLSVPALFG; encoded by the coding sequence TTGCCGAACGGTCTGGGCGGGCTGCTCGAACAACTCGCTGGAGCGTCCACGGGCGCCGCGCGTCCGGGCGCAGGCCCTGCGTCGGGCGGAACCGGGCTCGATGCGATCATCGGGGGCCTCGCCTCGGCGTTGGGCGGGGCTGCCGCCGGGTTCGGTGGCGCCAAAGCTGAGCCGGCCGGGACGGGCGGGTCGTTCGGGGATGTGCTCAATCAATCGTTGCAGAATGCCGGGGAGCCCAATGTCGCGCCCAAGCCGCAGCAAGAGGCCGCCGCGGGCCTCATGCTCAAAGCCATGCTGCAGGCGGCGAAGTGCGACGGCGAACTCGATGATGGCGAAAGGCAGAAGATCCTGGGAGCGCTTGGTGACGCCTCGCCGCAGGACATGGACTTCGTGAACCGCGAGCTCGCTGCGCCGGTCGACGTGGCGGGCCTCGTGAAGCAGGTGCCGAAGGGCCTTGAGCAGCAAGTCTATACGGTATCTGTTCTCGGCATTGACCTCGACAGCCAGGCGGAGGCCAAGTACCTCGCGAGCCTCGGCCAGGCGCTCGGGCTCCAGCCTGCCCAGATGAACGCGCTCCATGCAAAGCTCAGCGTCCCTGCGCTTTTCGGCTGA
- a CDS encoding response regulator transcription factor encodes MRVLLIEDDASIAQSIEMFLRLENIEITKTTYGADGLALAQAVPYDLIVLDLGLPDMPGIEVLTKLRASSIKTPLMILSGINEIQQKVRSLIAGADDYLTKPFHRDEFLARLRTLVRRCSGTEHRAVRVGDLCIDLDSKTVDVAGKPVRLTGKEYEIVAFLASRRGFTLSKEMILNHLYGGMDEPELKIVDVFICKVRRKLADASGGTNYIATVWGRGYMLNDAEPSLQMVS; translated from the coding sequence ATGCGCGTTTTGTTAATCGAGGACGACGCATCGATCGCGCAGAGCATCGAGATGTTTCTCAGGCTGGAGAACATCGAGATCACCAAGACAACCTATGGAGCCGATGGCCTCGCGCTCGCTCAGGCAGTGCCGTATGACCTGATAGTTCTAGACCTCGGCTTGCCAGACATGCCAGGCATAGAGGTGCTCACGAAACTCCGTGCATCCTCCATCAAAACTCCCTTGATGATCCTCTCGGGTATCAATGAGATTCAACAGAAGGTCCGTTCGCTGATTGCAGGGGCGGATGACTACCTGACAAAGCCATTCCACCGAGACGAATTTCTTGCCCGCCTGCGGACTTTGGTGCGTCGCTGTAGCGGGACCGAACACCGCGCTGTCAGGGTCGGAGATCTCTGCATCGATCTGGATTCAAAAACGGTTGACGTTGCCGGAAAGCCAGTTCGCTTGACTGGCAAGGAATATGAGATCGTTGCGTTCCTGGCGAGCCGCCGTGGGTTCACTCTGTCAAAAGAAATGATCCTCAATCACCTTTACGGTGGGATGGACGAACCCGAACTCAAGATCGTGGACGTTTTCATCTGCAAGGTGAGACGGAAACTTGCAGACGCATCAGGAGGAACGAACTACATCGCTACGGTTTGGGGACGCGGTTACATGTTGAACGATGCCGAGCCTTCCCTCCAAATGGTTTCCTAA